Proteins found in one Salvelinus alpinus chromosome 11, SLU_Salpinus.1, whole genome shotgun sequence genomic segment:
- the LOC139533368 gene encoding interaptin-like encodes MHSWLNELKQENREVQDLKNSLQFTQGQLNELKQENREVQDLKNSLQFTQGQHDELKQENREVQDLKNSLQFTQGQLNELKQENREVQDLKTSVQFTQGQLNELKQENRELNELKQENREVQDLKNSLQFTQGQLNELKQENREVQDLKNSLQFTQGQHDELKQENREVQDLKNSLQFTQGQLNELKQENREVQDLKTSVQFTQGQLNELKQENREVQDLKTSVQFTQGQLNELKQENREVQDLKTSVQFTQGQLNELKQENREVQDLKTSVQFTQGQHDELKQENREVQDLKTSVQFTQGQLNELKQENREVQDLKNSLQFTQGQLNELKQENREVQDLKNSLQFTQGQLNELKQENREVQDLKNSLQFTQGQHDELKQENREVQDLKNSLQFTQGQLNELKQENREVQDLKTSVQFTQGQLNELKQENRELNELKQENREVQDLKNSLQFTQGQLNELKQENREVQDLKNSLQFTQGQHDELKQENREVQDLKNSLQFTQGQLNELKQENREVQDLKTSVQFTQGQLNELKQENREVQDLKTSVQFTQGQLNELKQENREVQDLKTSVQFTQGQLNELKQENREVQDLKTSVQFTQGQHDELKQENREVQDLKTSVQFTQGQLNELKQENREVQDLKNSLQFTQGQLNELKQENREVQDLKNSLQFTQGQLNELKQENREVQDLKNSLQFTQGQHDELKQENREVQDLKNSLQFTQAVCQKRKELIPAMKSAIEHAGMAYIHYDRLIVHPPSQKPGWDERAKPMSS; translated from the exons ATGcattcatgg ctcaatgagttgaaacaggagaacagagaggtccaggacctgaagaacagcttGCAGTTcacccagggtcagctcaatgagttgaaacaggagaacagagaggtccaggacctgaagaacagtctgCAGTTCACCCAGGGTCAgcacgatgagttgaaacaggagaacagagaggtccaggacctgaagaacagtttgcagttcaccCAGGGTCAactcaatgagttgaaacaggagaacagagaggtccaggacctgaagaccaGTGTGCAGTTcacccagggtcagctcaatgagttgaaacaggagaacagagag ctcaatgagttgaaacaggagaacagagaggtccaggacctgaagaacagcttGCAGTTcacccagggtcagctcaatgagttgaaacaggagaacagagaggtccaggacctgaagaacagtctgCAGTTCACCCAGGGTCAgcacgatgagttgaaacaggagaacagagaggtccaggacctgaagaacagtttgcagttcaccCAGGGTCAactcaatgagttgaaacaggagaacagagaggtccaggacctgaagaccaGTGTGCAGTTCACCCAGGGTCAactcaatgagttgaaacaggagaacagagaggtccaggacctgaagaccaGTGTGCAGTTCACCCAGGGTCAACTCAATGAGTtaaaacaggagaacagagaggtccaggacctgaagaccaGTGTGCAGTTcacccagggtcagctcaatgagttgaaacaggagaacagagaggtccaggacctgaagaccaGTGTGCAGTTCACCCAGGGTCAgcacgatgagttgaaacaggagaacagagaggtccaggacctgaagaccaGTGTGCAGTTCACCCAGGGTCAACTCAATGAGTtaaaacaggagaacagagaggtccaggacctgaagaacagcttGCAGTTcacccagggtcagctcaatgagttgaaacaggagaacagagaggtccaggacctgaagaacagcttGCAGTTcacccagggtcagctcaatgagttgaaacaggagaacagagaggtccaggacctgaagaacagtctgCAGTTCACCCAGGGTCAgcacgatgagttgaaacaggagaacagagaggtccaggacctgaagaacagtttgcagttcaccCAGGGTCAactcaatgagttgaaacaggagaacagagaggtccaggacctgaagaccaGTGTGCAGTTcacccagggtcagctcaatgagttgaaacaggagaacagagag ctcaatgagttgaaacaggagaacagagaggtccaggacctgaagaacagcttGCAGTTcacccagggtcagctcaatgagttgaaacaggagaacagagaggtccaggacctgaagaacagtctgCAGTTCACCCAGGGTCAgcacgatgagttgaaacaggagaacagagaggtccaggacctgaagaacagtttgcagttcaccCAGGGTCAactcaatgagttgaaacaggagaacagagaggtccaggacctgaagaccaGTGTGCAGTTCACCCAGGGTCAactcaatgagttgaaacaggagaacagagaggtccaggacctgaagaccaGTGTGCAGTTCACCCAGGGTCAACTCAATGAGTtaaaacaggagaacagagaggtccaggacctgaagaccaGTGTGCAGTTcacccagggtcagctcaatgagttgaaacaggagaacagagaggtccaggacctgaagaccaGTGTGCAGTTCACCCAGGGTCAgcacgatgagttgaaacaggagaacagagaggtccaggacctgaagaccaGTGTGCAGTTCACCCAGGGTCAACTCAATGAGTtaaaacaggagaacagagaggtccaggacctgaagaacagcttGCAGTTcacccagggtcagctcaatgagttgaaacaggagaacagagaggtccaggacctgaagaacagcttGCAGTTcacccagggtcagctcaatgagttgaaacaggagaacagagaggtccaggacctgaagaacagtctgCAGTTCACCCAGGGTCAgcacgatgagttgaaacaggagaacagagaggtccaggacctgaagaacagtttgcagttcacccagg CTGtgtgccagaagaggaaagaactcaTCCCAGCCATGAAATCTGCCATAGAGCATGCTGGCATGGCTTACATccactatgacaggctcattgtccaccctccctcccagaagcctggatgggatgagagagccaagcctatgagTTCGTAG